One Belonocnema kinseyi isolate 2016_QV_RU_SX_M_011 chromosome 6, B_treatae_v1, whole genome shotgun sequence genomic region harbors:
- the LOC117174313 gene encoding uncharacterized protein LOC117174313 isoform X2, with protein MPKRQQLALAIERTSETTTIERRVLEPSLLSRTSTLLESNQEGNSQQEVLNDRTYPESASFSNIRDRLRTAFRLKGNPVESLDLMITSLASSTLKQYEVGFKTMVRLLSKEGNRPLRRKLQNPYGFSLRKVQRRIIVQLSKLVSISHLTHFNRYISQ; from the exons ATGCCAAAAAGGCAACAACTAGCACTCGCAATCGAGAGGACAAGCGAGACTACAACCATCGAGAGGAGGGTACTCGAACCGAGTTTACTATCACGAACTTCAACCCTACTAGAGTCAAACCAAGAGGGGAACTCCCAACAAGAAGTATTAAAT GACAGAACATACCCTGAGAGCGCGTCTTTCTCTAATATCAGGGATCGTCTCAGGACGGCATTTAGACTGAAAGGTAACCCGGTGGAATCATTAGATTTGATGATTACATCACTAGCCAGCTCAACGTTGAAACAATATGAAGTAGGCTTTAAAACAATGGTGAGGCTTCTGTCAAAAGAAGGGAACCGACCCTTACGACGTAAGTTACAAAATCCTTATGGATTTTCTTTGCGAAAAGTTCAGAGAAGGATCATCGTACAGCTCAGTAAACTCGTTTCGATCAGCCATCTCACTCATTTCAACAG GTATATATCGCAGTGA
- the LOC117174313 gene encoding uncharacterized protein LOC117174313 isoform X1 translates to MAIKEKGLDQELAEQFLKKYPESGILETPAYNTEIKFTLSESGQKRDEYFMEYQKRLTSVVVALGTALSTVLNNPTGDFDVREVIEPFSDAGRLMVGLHHQLTEARIAFIQPGLTKPVKNVIKENKTGKFLFGEKLSEQFKEVRSMEKMAQPLRKPPMNKFKTYKWPARQMNLNCQSQCQKGNN, encoded by the coding sequence ATGGCTATCAAAGAAAAAGGCCTCGACCAAGAGCTCGcagaacaatttttgaaaaagtacccGGAGTCCGGCATATTGGAAACACCAGCCTAcaatacagaaattaaatttaccCTCTCTGAATCGGGACAAAAGAGAGATGAATATTTCATGGAATACCAGAAAAGACTGACTTCCGTGGTAGTCGCCTTAGGTACCGCACTCTCCACCGTGTTGAATAACCCCACGGGTGATTTCGATGTGCGGGAAGTCATCGAGCCGTTTAGTGACGCCGGGAGGTTAATGGTGGGACTACATCACCAACTTACGGAAGCCAGGATTGCGTTTATTCAACCAGGCCTTACCAAACCCGTCAAGAATGTCATCAAAGAGAATAAAACTGGGAAATTCCTATTTGGCGAGAAACTGTCCGAGCAGTTCAAAGAGGTCAGGTCGATGGAAAAGATGGCCCAACCTCTGAGGAAGCCCCCTATGAATAAGTTCAAGACATACAAGTGGCCTGCGAGACAGATGAATTTAAACTGCCAAAGCCAATGCCAAAAAGGCAACAACTAG